In one Bacteroidales bacterium genomic region, the following are encoded:
- a CDS encoding gas vesicle protein, whose product MSKIIDVKKTVVKFLKENINCYDVTVIKIEKVKEIWSAVAEVYEDDSFLKSMNLPPKQVQLFYSVKMDEKLEITSFERLNSFEGMDNTDQ is encoded by the coding sequence ATGAGTAAAATAATTGATGTAAAAAAAACAGTGGTTAAATTCCTGAAAGAGAACATTAACTGTTATGACGTAACGGTCATAAAAATTGAAAAAGTTAAAGAAATCTGGAGTGCCGTGGCAGAGGTATATGAAGACGATTCATTTTTAAAATCAATGAACCTGCCACCAAAACAGGTGCAGCTTTTTTATTCCGTTAAGATGGATGAAAAGCTTGAAATTACATCCTTCGAACGACTTAATTCCTTTGAAGGAATGGATAATACTGATCAGTAA
- a CDS encoding gas vesicle protein GvpG gives MFLIDDILLAPLKGVIFIAKKINEVIEKETSDEGTIKERLMALQLKFEMDEIDEEEYDKREDELLKLLANIREEKQNK, from the coding sequence ATGTTTTTAATCGACGATATATTGCTTGCACCTTTAAAAGGAGTCATTTTTATCGCAAAAAAAATCAATGAGGTGATCGAGAAAGAAACGTCAGACGAAGGCACTATCAAAGAAAGGTTGATGGCACTGCAGCTGAAATTTGAGATGGATGAAATTGACGAAGAAGAATACGACAAAAGAGAAGATGAATTATTGAAATTACTGGCAAATATCAGAGAAGAAAAACAAAATAAATAA